The sequence AATTTATCTATTAATCTTCTAAAAAGACTTTCTGAAATAGAGAATATAGTGGCTATTAAAGAAGCAAGTGGGAATATATCTTATGCAGCAGAGATAGCGAGGAGTATTCCTAAATTAGATATTTACTCTGGAAATGATGATATGACAGTACCTATATTATCTTTAGGTGGTGTAGGAGTAATATCTGTGTCTGCGAATATAATTCCTAAAAAAGTACATGATATGTGCATAAATTTTTTTAATAGAGAAATTGAAATCTCTAGAGAGTTACAACTTAGATATAATAATTTAGTAGATGCATTGTTTATAGAGGTAAATCCTGTGCCTATAAAAGAGGCCATGAATTATTTAGGTTATGATGTAGGGAAGTGTAGACTACCATTAGGTGAAATGTATGAGACAAATAAAAAAATTTTACATGAAGTTATTGACCTTCACGGGGTGGAAGCATGGAAGTAATAATACATGGAACAGGAACAATGGCAAGCATAGTAGCTCAGTGTTGTAAAGAACAAAATATTTCTGTCAGTGGTTTTGCTGATGAGCTATCAGTTGAAATTGGAGATATTATAATAGATTTTTCTCATTACTCGAGAATAGAGAATCTATTAAAATTTGCGATTTCAAAAAATATTCCACTTGTTTTAGCTACGACTGGCTATTCACAAGAAATTTTAGTTAAAATAGAAGAGGCAAGTAAAAAAATTCCTATACTTTTATCATCAAATATGTCCTTAGGGATAAACTTAATTCAAGATATTTTAGAGAAAATAACACCTTTATTATATGCTAGCTATGATATAGAATTAATAGAAAAACATCATAATAAAAAAATAGATTCTCCAAGTGGAACAGCAAAAACATTATTAGAAACAATCGAAAAAACTTTGATGAATGATATGAAAAGAAAGTATGGTAGAGTTGGAGTGGAGAAAAGAGAGAAAAATGAGATAGGAGTTCACTCTTTAAGAGGTGGGACTATTATAGGAGAACATTCTATCTTATTTTGCGGAAATGATGAATTAATAGAGATAAAGCATACAGCGCTCTCTAAAAAGATATTTGCTGAAGGAGCTATACAAGCAGCTAGATTTTTATTAGGAAAAGAGCCAAATTTGTATACGATGAAAAATATTTTTAATAAATAAGGAGATGACTATGAATAAATTAAATACAGCAGAAGAATTAATAACATACATAAAAAATTCAACTAAAAAAACGCCAGTTAAAGCATATATAAATGGTAATTTACTAGGATTAAAAACTTCAGCAAAAGTTTTTAAAGGTGAAAATTCATATATAATAATTGGAGATAATCAAGAAATAGAAAGAATTTTAGAGGAGTATAAAGAGAATATAATTGATTATTATTTAGAAAATGATAGGAGAAATTCAGGTGTACCTACTTTAGATCTAAGAAATATAAATGCTAGAATAGAGCCAGGGGCAATT comes from Fusobacterium necrogenes and encodes:
- the dapA gene encoding 4-hydroxy-tetrahydrodipicolinate synthase, which produces MSIFRGSGVAIITPFTKENTVNFEKLGELLEYHIQNSTDAIIINGTTGESATLTDEEKEKLIEYTLRKVNRRVPVIAGTGSNNTKHAVEMSRLACELGVDGLLIVTPYYNKGNENGIYEHYRAISEAVTCPIILYTVPSRTGVNLSINLLKRLSEIENIVAIKEASGNISYAAEIARSIPKLDIYSGNDDMTVPILSLGGVGVISVSANIIPKKVHDMCINFFNREIEISRELQLRYNNLVDALFIEVNPVPIKEAMNYLGYDVGKCRLPLGEMYETNKKILHEVIDLHGVEAWK
- the dapB gene encoding 4-hydroxy-tetrahydrodipicolinate reductase — its product is MEVIIHGTGTMASIVAQCCKEQNISVSGFADELSVEIGDIIIDFSHYSRIENLLKFAISKNIPLVLATTGYSQEILVKIEEASKKIPILLSSNMSLGINLIQDILEKITPLLYASYDIELIEKHHNKKIDSPSGTAKTLLETIEKTLMNDMKRKYGRVGVEKREKNEIGVHSLRGGTIIGEHSILFCGNDELIEIKHTALSKKIFAEGAIQAARFLLGKEPNLYTMKNIFNK